ATCGCCTACATAAAAGGCGACGGGTAAAAAACCCGTCGCCCGCATCGCTGTCAGTGCTCCTGCCAGGGTAAACGCCAGAGAAAATGTCAGGGTAAACGCCAGAGATTGTCAGTGATTTGTCAGAGGGGATCCGGCGCTTGACGCCACCGCAAAATACCACCGCCGGGCGATGCGGGCGTGCCTTTTCAGGTCCGCCGCCAGCCGCCGCTGCTGGTTTTGCGACAACCCCTCCCAGCTTAAATAACCGCTGTAAATGCCTACAACCCGCGCCACGTCTGGCTCGGAATACCCCAGATGCCTCAGCACCGTCAACTCGGCCTCGATGCTCGCCGCGTAGTCCATCGTTCGCCTCCCCTCAGGCCGCGCCGCCGTTTCCGCTGCATCCCCACGGCTTAGCTGCTGCGGCCGTTCTCCGGACTGCGCCATTTTATAGTGTACCCCCCGCAGCGCAAAAAGCTGCTTTTTTTGTCCCCCGGCGTTACTTTTTGGCTTGAGCGGCGTTTAAGTGAGTACTGGCAAACGAACGCCCCGTAAGCATGATTTCACCGCCGAGTGGGAAGATTGAAAAAGCGTTCAGTTTCCTCCCGAGGCGGTGATGCGAGGTGTCGGACGAAAAGGTGCTCATAGCCCAGGCGCAGCAAGGCGACAAGGCTGCGCTTGAAACGCTTGTATCCAGGTATTGGCAGCCGGTGTACCGACTGGCCTGCCTGAAAACGGCCAATAGCGAAGACGCCCAGGAGATAACGCAGGAGACTTTTCTCAAGGCGTTTAGAGCCCTGCCGGGCTACCGGGAGACGAACGCGTCCTTTAAGACCTACCTCGGCAGGATAGCGTTAAATCTGATCACCGACCACTGGCGCAAGAAAGGGCGGTCGCCACAGGTCGTGGCGCTGGCCGATTTCCAGGAACCGCTTGCCGACCCCGCGCCGCTGCCGGAAGACAGCGCGCTGTCCAAGGAGCGGCGGGAGGGCATTGCGCGGATGGTGGCGATGCTGCCCGCCGAGCAGCGCCAGGCGGTGGAACTGAGGATATTCGCCGCCCTGTCCCTTCAGGAGACCGCCAAGCTGATGGGCAAGACGGAGGCGGCGGTGAAGATGCTCCAGCAACGTGCTTTGAAGAATCTGCGCCGCTTGTTTCAGGAACACGGAATTATCGGCTAGGAGGTGAACGCGATGGGGCACAAGGAAAATGAAAAACTTACCGAGCTGTCGGCGGCGCTCGACGCACTGAACCGCGGCGAACAGCCTGACAGCGGCGACGAAGAGACGAAGGAGCTGGCCGAAGTCGCGCTTCTTCTCAAACGGACCGGTCCGCCGCCGGCCGTGCTGGCTGGGCTGGTGGATAAGCTGGGGGACGAATTGGCCGCGAAGAGGAAACGGCGCCGGCTGTGGCTGACCTCGGGGGCCGCCGGTACGGCGGCGGCCGCGATGCTGGTTTTCGCCTTCAACCTCGGCCCGTCGGCGCCGCCCCCGCCCCAACTGGCCATCCCGCCCGCCGGCAGTGTAGTGATCGAGAGTATCCCGGCCCCGCAGCCGGCGACCGATGTCGCCGCGGGGGCGGCCAAAGCCGACATGGCTAAAGACGGGTCTGCGGCGGCAAAACGGCCGGCACAGACCGCGGATACGGCAGCGGCCTCTGTCCGCGAGGCGGCGCCGCCTGCCCAGGACCGGCCGGTGGCGGCGGCCGCCGACGGCGGCCGGAACGAACAGCGGATGATGTTGGCCAAGGCGCCGGAAAAAGCGCCGGAGAAGGCCGCGAATAAGCTGGCGAAGACGCCGGCGACCCCGACGGCGGCCTACCTCGCCTGGCCGGGCCGCCAGCCGGACGAAGTGACGGTGGATAAAGCAACCGCGACTATCCGCCAGGTGTACGGCCGCGGCGACGCAGCGATTGTCATCATCCAACGGGCCGCGCCGGATACTGCTCAAGCGGCTGCCGACGGCGCGGCGGAGGTAAGCGCCGCCAAGGGTAAGACCAACAGGGTGACAGTGACTGTTAAGGATACGGTGGTAACGGTGGAAGGCAACCTTCCGGAGGACGAATTGGAGAAAATCGCCCGGTCGCTGGAGTAGCGCCAGGCGATTTTTCCTTTTCCGGCCGTTACCTTTCCGGGCGGGGCGCGTTTGATAGGGTGAGGTGACTATTCAGTCAGCCGCGAAAGGAGTAGATGATGTTGAACAGAAGCACCAAGATTACTTATAGTATCGCCGCCCTGGCGCTTTTTGCGGGGGCGCTGGCGACTCTGGCCATGCCGGACGAAGCGGCGGCTAAATGGCTGAGTTTCACGCAGCATTACGAACGGCGGATCGAGGCGGTCGCCCATGCCGAGCCGGCACCGGCAGAGGTCCAGGCGGCCGAAACCGAGTCCGGCGACGCGGCCGCGACGGTGGAGGCGAGCGGCGAAGCGGCCGTTACCACCGCCGACGGCAAGACGGCCCGTGTTATTATCGAGGGCGCGGCCGACGAGACCAGGGTTATCAAGATAGACAAGGATGAGGCGGCCAAGCTGCAGGCGGAGGTTGCCGCCGGCCACCGGCCGTGGCTGCTCGATCCTGTCCAGGTAGTCAGGACGAGCGCCGCCGAGTACGGTTTTTCAGCCTCGCGGGATACTTTTACCCTTATCTCCCAAGATTACAAGGGCCAGCGGTCGGGGACCGGCGAGGCCCAGGTGCTGGTCGGCCACGACGGCCGGTTCTATCTTGTCAAGCTTATCCAGCCGGCAGGTCCGGGGGCGCATAATATCTGGCGGATCGCCGCCGTCCGCGAGGTCAGGGCCGCGGTCCGCGAGCAGAAACCGGATGTGGGTCCGGGCGTGGAAGGGCTCGACTATGACAAGGTGATCAAATGGCAGCAGGCGGTGGACGCCGGCCGCGACCAATGGCGGCTCGATCCGCTGGAGGTTGCCAAGCGCGAAGGCAAGGACTACTATGGCTTCAGTGACGAGGACACGTTCACCGTTATCCGCAAGCACAGCGCCACCCCTATCGCCCGCCACGGACAGGTGGATGTCGCGGTGAAGCACGGGGATAAGGTTTATACGATGATCATCGTGCGGCCGTTCGGCGGCGGCGGGGCGATCTGGACGACCTACCGGGTCGACAGGCCGGCTCCGCTGCCGGTGCCGCAGCCTTCAGGCAAGGTGATTTTCAAGACGGACAAGTACGACGGGTGGGACTGGTACAAGGGCGCGTACCCACGCGACATGGCGATGACGGTTATCGTCGATTATACAGCCCAGGCTGATAAGGAAAGCCGTATACCCGCAGATGTTCTGGCGCGGGCCAAGGAGGTCGATTACAGCGAGAAGGCGGTGCTGTTCGCCTATCTGGGCAGCGGCGGCGGCGCCGACGCCATCGGCATCGAGAAGGTGACGCTGGCAGGCAACAATATGACCGTCCAGGTGCGCACCCGGAGCGTCAAGCCGGGCGAGATGGAGACCAAGAATCTCACCGCTCCGTCCGACTTTGTCGCCATTGACCGCAAATACATCGATGTCTGGGGCGGCGTTAACGTGACCTTTGTCGACCAGCACGGCAAGGTGTTGGGCAAGGCTAAGGCATCGGTAGATCATCACAGATAGGACGATGAACGAACAAAGACACCGGGCTTGCCCGGTGTCTTTGTTCGCGTACTGCTTGGCGCTAGATTTTGAACCGGCCGACGGCGTTGGTGAGGTCTTCGGCCATCCGGGCCAGAGCGTGGCTGGAGGAGGCGATTTCTTCCATCGTGGCGGTCTGTTCCTCGGTGGCGGCGGAGACCGTTTCGGTCTGGGCAGAGGTGGCCTTGCCGACGGCGTCGATCTCGCGGACCGCGGCGACGATCTGCTGGCTGCCGGTGGCCATCTGTTGGATGGCGGTCGAGATTTCCCTGACTTGGGCGGTCGCGTCGTTGAAGGCGGCGAAGATTTGTTCGAAGGTCTGGCCGGCTTCGTTGACGACGGCTGTGCCGACGCGCACTTCGTCGGTGCCGGCGTTCATCGCCCTGACGGCGTTGTCGGTATCCTGCTGGATCTCGCCGATCAGGTCGGCGATCTGCTTGGCAGCTTCCTGAGATTGCTCGGCAAGTTTGCGGACTTCCTCGGCTACCACGGCGAAGCCGCGGCCCTGCTCGCCGGCCCTGGCGGCTTCGATCGCCGCGTTGAGGGCGAGGAGGTTGGTCTGGCCGGCGATGCCGGCAATGGTGTCGACGATCTGGCCGATCTCTTTCGAGCGTTCGCCGAGCTTCGCCACTACCTGGGCGGAGCTGATGACGGTGTTTTCGATCTGTCCCATCTGGGTGATCGCTTTTGCTACCGAGCGGCCGCCTTCCTTGGCGGCGTCGGCGGATCTGGCGGAGTTGTCGGCGACGGTGTTGGCGTTGGCGGCGATCTGCTGGATGCCGGCCGACATTTGCTCGATGGTCGCGGCGGTGTGATCGACGGCCTTGAGCTGCTTGGCGGCGCCGTCGGCGACGGCGGTGATGGCGCCGGCAACCTGGCTGGCGGCGAGGGAGGTCTGCTCGGCGCTGGCGCTGAGCTCTTCGGAGGAGGCGGCAACCTGTTCGGTGGACTGGGTTGTTTTCACAATCAGCTGGCGCAGTTCGTCCCGCATCGCGGTTATCGCCACGGCGAGCTGACCGAGTTCGTCCCTTGATTCGACGGCGATTTTCGTGTTGCGCAGGTCGCCCCCGGCGATCTCGCCGACGGCCGCCACCATCGTCTTCAAGGGGGTGGCGATGGCTCTGGCCAGCAGCAGGCCTAGGAAGATGGACAGCAGGACGGCAAGGACGGTGATGCCGACGATCATTTTTGTGGCGAGAGCGGCGGTGGCTTCGCCCTGCTCATAGAGTTCCTTGCCGAGTTTGACGTCGTATTTGCTTATGTCGGCGCGGATGGACAGCGATTTGGCGAAGACGGGCTTGCTGGCCACGAAGAGGTCGAAGGCTTCTTTCTGCTTGCCGGTGGTGGCCAGTTTGATGATGTTGGCGCGGGCTTCCCGGTAGGCAGGC
This is a stretch of genomic DNA from Sporomusaceae bacterium. It encodes these proteins:
- a CDS encoding methyl-accepting chemotaxis protein, with the translated sequence MGLLKNMKIAAKILCILTVLVILCVVVGGAGLYSAKNIASLAHKLYDERMEPSELISDVRLISKDTESKLLELIQTADPAAQKAILQAIDDNTKAINKLQEQYQKTAAMDAYEKQKFEELSKELPAYREARANIIKLATTGKQKEAFDLFVASKPVFAKSLSIRADISKYDVKLGKELYEQGEATAALATKMIVGITVLAVLLSIFLGLLLARAIATPLKTMVAAVGEIAGGDLRNTKIAVESRDELGQLAVAITAMRDELRQLIVKTTQSTEQVAASSEELSASAEQTSLAASQVAGAITAVADGAAKQLKAVDHTAATIEQMSAGIQQIAANANTVADNSARSADAAKEGGRSVAKAITQMGQIENTVISSAQVVAKLGERSKEIGQIVDTIAGIAGQTNLLALNAAIEAARAGEQGRGFAVVAEEVRKLAEQSQEAAKQIADLIGEIQQDTDNAVRAMNAGTDEVRVGTAVVNEAGQTFEQIFAAFNDATAQVREISTAIQQMATGSQQIVAAVREIDAVGKATSAQTETVSAATEEQTATMEEIASSSHALARMAEDLTNAVGRFKI
- a CDS encoding RNA polymerase sigma factor, which translates into the protein MSDEKVLIAQAQQGDKAALETLVSRYWQPVYRLACLKTANSEDAQEITQETFLKAFRALPGYRETNASFKTYLGRIALNLITDHWRKKGRSPQVVALADFQEPLADPAPLPEDSALSKERREGIARMVAMLPAEQRQAVELRIFAALSLQETAKLMGKTEAAVKMLQQRALKNLRRLFQEHGIIG